The genome window CATGCGACATAACCAGCCAAAGTAAATAGAGATGGATAGATTCTGTACTCTTATGTATATAGACCAGAGTGAGATGGGGAGAGAGAGTTTCAgtagcttttgttgtttttggctagcaaataaacaaacaattgagATACACATGAGATACTcgtattgtatttgttgttggtctcctctgactctggctctgctctgctctgcctCGATGCTGATTCACAAATTGTTTGGCAACCAGACAGGACGAGAGACCAACAAGAGTTGGAGacgagttgagtcgagttgagctgagctgagttcAGTTGAgactttgtttacattttgaattGCCGGCGCCGATATTTGTACTGGTAAATCGCCAGACGGCAatggaaaattaattaaaaacgtgTTGTCTCGTTGATAAACAAGTCATTTTTAATACAACTTTAATACGATGCTCATACAACAGGACACCTATTTATCGGGTTTCAACTACTAGTCCAATCTTTATTACTGCGACGTACGATTTCCTTGAGCCAGTCGCGTAAATATTCCGAGGTCTGAAGACCCACCATTCGATTTAGCACCTTGCCATTGTGCATCACCATCAGGGAGGGAACAGAAGCCACTTTATAATCCAAGGCCAAGTCTGTTAACTCATCGATGTCCACTCTAGCCAGATGCACTCTTCCTCTCTGTTCGTTCACAAGATTGGCAATGCGTGGAGCAAGTGCCTTACAAGGAGTACACCAACTGGgaagaatattatttaaataactatCTAAAGATCTTTAAATCTTCTACCTTGCATGAAAGTCCACAATAACTGGTTTGTCACTGCGCTTCACTTTCTTTTCGAATTCCTTGACACTCTGAACATCGAAAATGTTTCGATTGGCTACGGGCTTCGTCTTCGCCACATGGGACAGTCTAGATATGTAATTAATAAGATTCTTTTTGGGAAATCTCGACTTCGACATGtctaaaaaatttgttttgaatttatgttgTTCTGATCGAAAGCAAGTTCAAATCTATACTACAATATGAAGcacaaaaatgtaaacttAAGATCTCTAGACAGAAATGCCAAAGGTTactaattacaaatataaaataaaatataacaattggAAATTTGCTGAACTTAGAAagtatatgaaataaatttatagataCTTTATACACCTAGAAAGAATATATTATTCatcattgaaaacttttattttcccTATCCAAAATCTATCTAGAATTataatagattttttttaatattaaaaaatgtagtttctcagtttcaaatttttcctgaCTTTAGCATGTATTCTGTGAAGCTTCAATCTTGTTTAGTAAATTCTAACACTTGAATTATCGAAACTGTATAATCTTtgctaatatttattttcaattttcagctCATACGCATTTTTAATGTTCATTCAtaacagtttattaataacCAACAAGCAATACAAGATTTTACTTCATACAGTATTTACAATTCAGAATGATTGTTGTGGAAGCACTGGAAATGCTGATAAGCAGTATCACACTTGTCGGATCCTTTGATGGAACCACATTTTACCAGCATTGCCTTGGTGGCATCAACACCATCCATTGGTCCCAATTTCTCTAGAGCAATATCCGGTTTGAATTGGCCATCGACCATAAATCCCATTTTCTCCATCATGCAGTTGGCATAACATTTCACCTTTGGATCGGGATCGTCATAATTGCCAGTTCGCAGAGCAAAGGCTTGCTCCTTGGTTATACCCTCTTGCTCCACACATTGCGCGGTATATTCACGCAAAGTTTCCATCATCTCTTCTGTTATCTGTAATTATCTCAGTTTTTAaagatactaaaaaaatactgaactGTAATTCTTACTTTAGCAGAAGCTATTGCCAGACAGGCGATCACCACAATCAGAAATTTCATTATGAATGTTGACTAAATCCTGATGTACTCTGACTGTTGATTACATTTGAATTCTGCTCGCTTTTATACGCTGCTCTTGATTAACAAAAAAGTTAATcgggtttttgttgttgaatgcatttatcaaatttttttagAACACAATTTTGAATAGTAATAATGATTTAGTTTTCATTGtgcttatttaattgtttgctCGAGTTACTAAACTCAACAATGTGcagcaattaatttttttaatgtcaCTCTTTATCTGACATTTTCATACTCTTTAGTGCTAAAATTGCGTTTGCTTTgctattatttaatttgtttgtttgtgcttttAGTTTGCATTGATTAAGTTGAATTACACGACTCTCCAGGGAAACTTCTGCTTCAGACTTGACACTTTGTAGGAAATTAAGTTCAATTATTGGGCTTTACTAAAATAAGATTGATTTTACAGTATTAAATTGGGAgaacataatttttattaacaattattaaCCATTTATTATCAATACTTATGATAACTTTTTGTTatcaaattacaatttttatatccGTTATCCATGA of Drosophila nasuta strain 15112-1781.00 chromosome 3, ASM2355853v1, whole genome shotgun sequence contains these proteins:
- the LOC132789853 gene encoding general odorant-binding protein 56d-like — its product is MKFLIVVIACLAIASAKITEEMMETLREYTAQCVEQEGITKEQAFALRTGNYDDPDPKVKCYANCMMEKMGFMVDGQFKPDIALEKLGPMDGVDATKAMLVKCGSIKGSDKCDTAYQHFQCFHNNHSEL
- the LOC132789966 gene encoding thioredoxin, mitochondrial, with the translated sequence MSKSRFPKKNLINYISRLSHVAKTKPVANRNIFDVQSVKEFEKKVKRSDKPVIVDFHASWCTPCKALAPRIANLVNEQRGRVHLARVDIDELTDLALDYKVASVPSLMVMHNGKVLNRMVGLQTSEYLRDWLKEIVRRSNKDWTSS